In Pyxicephalus adspersus chromosome 10, UCB_Pads_2.0, whole genome shotgun sequence, the DNA window taacaagGAGCAGGTTATTCCTGGTTAATGGAACACTGATTGGGACTTCCACTCTTTGGCCGGTCGATGCTTGCTGCTGGTGGTCTCCTTGCTTTGACCTCCAATAATGTAACACAGCGGGGAGAAGTCTCCCGAATATCCTATCCCTCAGAACATTGACAGATGAGATTGGCAGCAGTCACAGAACTCTTGTTCATTATTGGCACCATACACTACTGGTTTATATAAACATTCATCAGGATTCAGGGGGGTTCAGCAGGCATTTGTTTTCACCAAATACACCAAAATGTGCAAGAAGAACAAAGTAATGCAAATCATAGAACTGCACTTTTGATTCAATGTTGCTGACAGTGCCCTTCTCTCCACAGGAAGAATTTGGCCTACAATGCTGCCGAAACGACCCAACACAGAAATTGGTAAGAGTTCTGATTTTCAGACAGCGCAGTCTGAACTAATTCTAAACGTCATACCTTGATGTCTGTTTTCTAAGAAAAGATAATTTTATAACTACAGTTTACTCCAGTGTGCATATTTCTCTATGGCCCATCCTGATACCATATTTTTCATGCTGGACCATGGAAACAGCCAAAACCTGTGCACACCTTCAGCTTCCTAATAGGTTGCTTGATAGACCGGGGGTACATGTGCAGCTAATAATTCACAAGACTTTATTCAGCTGAACATTTAGTCCATAGCAACACAGCTGTTTAGTGATCAGTAAATGAGAGATATCAATTATAACTATTGTTTTCTAAaggggaggacgcagcagggagCCTCTCACTCTTCCTCCCCCCAACTCACCAGGATCaccaatgaacatttatttaacttCTTTAACTTATTTAAGGGCTTTAGTTTCCTCATTAGGCAGCTTAAGGTGCTGCtactaaaaaaatagatttctaaaaacattcatatgtaaattaataatattatttttttaaatttttttttgcagaaaacacaaTCATTAAGCAAGGATGCCTCATTAAGTCTCCACCTGTATACCTCTTCAGTAAACGGGTAAGATTTTATATTATGATGTTTGGAATACGGTTTTGGGGATTCCATAATCCCAGCAGTTAGAGGTTTCTGGGCGCAACTTAATCCCCGTTACATGATTATCGGCAGTATGGCTGTAATGGACATAGGCTTAGGGTGGTGCCGGAACCGGGGAACACACTGACTGTATATTCCCCACTGCTCTAGGGTGAATGATATTGTGAATGAAATATGGATGTAAGGTGCAAAAGTTAAATTATGAGATTCAGATCAAACAAGCACAGaaacagaataatattatttaattatcaaatgtaaaataaaggagCCAACACTTTTCAGGGGTTATTACAGACCTGTTTCATTGGAGACTCCAGGGGGTCATGGTCTTAAATGGTATCTAAATCACCTGGTAAATGTTAATTATATTTGGGAAAATGATAACAAGatcatatttaatttttcattacagGCATCATGGAAAGCACGCTTGTTTAAGCTCTGCAAATCCCCTATGGACTCCTATTACCTCCGCTATTTTGCCTATAATGGGATGTCGGAGGAACTGAAAGGGAATATTGCTGTTAGCGAGTAAGTTTAATATTAAGGAATTTGAATGAAGCTTTGATGGAGGACAGCCAATGCTTTCACCTAGTGCTGGAGGTTGCCACTCACTGGGCAATGATGTGCATTGGACCTGATGGATTACTGGGAGCTTCCAGCACTTGGTGTCCCGGGTACAGCAGGTGCCAGCTGtcttgacaggttctctttaagcataataaaatgttttttttcactatcTATAATGGGGTGACAATATTGTTTGTTCTTCAGTGACATTGTACAGCAACGTGGTCACCCTGTGCAAAGGTTACATACAAGGCAGAGGGAAAGGCTAAGAAAAATAACGGATGTCATAATACTATAGTACTATATGTAGGGATAGATGACCAATAGATCCCCTTTAAACGTCACATACAATGCCACTTCACCTGTTTTACACCATAAAGAAAGCATATCCTAAGGTATAAAAGACTCAGGTGATACAAtgactttatttccttttatgttgcAGCATAAAATCTATACAATTAGGATCTAATACGATGGATAAGATTGTGACCATCACACGTCTATTCAACAACAGGCCGGAGAATGTCCTGTGCATCAAAACTAGCAAAAGGGACTACTACTTAGTGGATGACAATGTGTGAGTTCAATGTAGCTTACTGCCCTGCTggactctgcttcttcctctatAACTTTCCTcttctgaaatactctgctctgctggaggactctgctccttcctctataactttCAAACACAAAGAAATCAGAGGTTAAAATATACAGAACCTGCTTGGAAACTTCTCCCTACCTGGATGTCATTGTCATGGTAAAAACTGGTTTTACTGGTTCCTGTAACTTTGAGGAACAATTTCCCATCAATACCTCTCTAAGATAACAGCACATAGGGGAGGAACAACGGCATGACAAGAAGACCTGTCTCGAGCACATGTGTTTTGTCGTGTTGGGGAAAGGGTGcaaattctgtatgtttttagCAGTACAGTATTTTCTGCGgaattgttttttaagctgggtggaaagaagctttAGGCGGgtgccagcccctgtattgtgacccaacttttcagtaacaaacCAACAGCCAGTTGATTacttaaaagtgctgggtggtgcacccatctaaaaggggccggggagaacattgcagtatatatatcaatatacagggcactcagataggaagagtgcACACTAAAAAACATACCATCAGGCAACCCAGCAGCTGTTAGGAAGCAGCAATCTCTAAACAACCCATAGACATGGCTGCATATCTCCGTGTATTAGGAGTAGACGATTGTACTCTATTCATGATATCAATTCTAATATCTGGCTCTTTCTCCCTTTTCAGAAATAACATTGCAGATTGGCATAAATCCATCACAGACGTCTGGGTCAAAATCAACCaagcaaaaaatgtaagaatcattgaaatctataaaatatacattgtagcTTTGGATGTTGAATATTAAGTGCCGATATCAcagatgtatatttttatgttaaggtTGAGGGACCACAAATTGCACATCCAGCCCTGGTCACACCTCCACTGGAGCTTACTCCGGTAAGCCAGCACTTTTTTGGCATTGAAAAACAGTGGAAATAAATAAGATTGCTTGAAATTATTATATGCAGAAGTTAGCTGGGTATATCCCAAGCATGGACAAACTACGGCCTGTTGGGCCTTTTAAGTCTGACCCATCAAATgctggtac includes these proteins:
- the PLEKHS1 gene encoding pleckstrin homology domain-containing family S member 1 isoform X2 produces the protein MLPKRPNTEIENTIIKQGCLIKSPPVYLFSKRASWKARLFKLCKSPMDSYYLRYFAYNGMSEELKGNIAVSDIKSIQLGSNTMDKIVTITRLFNNRPENVLCIKTSKRDYYLVDDNVNNIADWHKSITDVWVKINQAKNVEGPQIAHPALVTPPLELTPDETVRPKSYPEEHPCTDPALMDVSCTAQ
- the PLEKHS1 gene encoding pleckstrin homology domain-containing family S member 1 isoform X1; the encoded protein is MLPKRPNTEIENTIIKQGCLIKSPPVYLFSKRASWKARLFKLCKSPMDSYYLRYFAYNGMSEELKGNIAVSDIKSIQLGSNTMDKIVTITRLFNNRPENVLCIKTSKRDYYLVDDNVNNIADWHKSITDVWVKINQAKNVEGPQIAHPALVTPPLELTPFRLPRELKSLTVHPIQCRQKAVQPVRSRLYENQAVMMDETVRPKSYPEEHPCTDPALMDVSCTAQ